Proteins from one Tardibacter chloracetimidivorans genomic window:
- a CDS encoding nucleotidyl transferase AbiEii/AbiGii toxin family protein: protein MDEFARRPAEDRRAYIDEAAARRDFTPIIIEKDFWVCWTLRRLIMCPDLAGHMTFKGGTSLSKAYGIIERFSEDIDLTISRSAPLLMDVASPMDDDITGKERERRTRALKTAAQAYVATVAMPLLAREIEAALGTSEGWSLVLDPDDEDEQTLLFVYPRTSGYGLTYGENYGGADESGYIKQRIKLEFGARGDTEPFELRPISPYLAEDFREELPDAVTEVPALAVARDLLGKGHDPSCDPSQRQAARGHVAPLL, encoded by the coding sequence ATGGATGAGTTCGCGCGCCGCCCGGCCGAGGATCGCCGGGCCTATATCGATGAAGCCGCCGCGCGGCGGGATTTCACGCCCATCATCATCGAGAAGGATTTCTGGGTCTGCTGGACGCTGCGCCGCCTGATCATGTGCCCCGACCTTGCCGGTCATATGACCTTCAAGGGCGGGACGTCGCTGTCGAAGGCCTATGGGATCATCGAGCGCTTCTCCGAAGACATCGACCTCACCATTAGCCGCTCGGCGCCGCTGCTCATGGACGTCGCGTCGCCGATGGACGACGACATTACCGGCAAGGAGCGCGAGCGCCGGACCAGGGCGCTCAAGACGGCGGCGCAGGCCTATGTCGCGACCGTCGCAATGCCGCTCCTGGCGCGCGAAATCGAAGCCGCTCTCGGCACCAGCGAGGGCTGGAGCCTCGTCCTTGATCCCGACGACGAGGACGAACAGACGCTGCTCTTCGTCTACCCGCGCACTTCGGGCTACGGGCTCACCTATGGCGAGAATTACGGCGGTGCGGACGAAAGCGGATACATCAAGCAGCGCATCAAGCTCGAATTTGGCGCCCGCGGCGACACCGAACCGTTCGAGCTCCGACCCATATCACCCTATCTGGCCGAGGACTTTCGCGAGGAGCTGCCTGATGCGGTGACCGAAGTGCCAGCGCTCGCCGTCGCGCGGGACCTTCTGGGAAAAGGTCACGATCCTTCCTGCGATCCATCACAACGGCAAGCTGCGCGAGGGCATGTCGCGCCATTATTATGA
- a CDS encoding ParB/RepB/Spo0J family partition protein, with translation MGKFDERIEEFGLLVGGHERARRVEDIELARILPDPGNPRRSFDDDALAELAASIASRGVLQPITVTPPDAKGMHRISLGERRFRASQLAGLATIPAIVVPVGEGVQLLADQIVENDQRANLSSVELAHAIARMLKGGMNQVEIAAALGRSKQFVSLYAAYGDMPAYLKEALPFAPIRLLYDLHRTARDYPAEVEAYVASWGDAGATLAAGSRFIAELKQTHPAPVPPRAPVAKPLGPTDRDPVRSGLTDKPSAPIRSPRLPVLVDGFPAWLPLAPLVTVIFEDGREREVAASSIGPTGERSEALPTTDPPPPRS, from the coding sequence ATGGGCAAGTTCGACGAGCGCATCGAGGAGTTCGGACTTCTTGTCGGCGGCCATGAACGGGCGCGCCGGGTCGAGGATATCGAGCTTGCGCGCATCCTGCCCGACCCCGGCAATCCCCGGCGCAGCTTCGACGATGACGCGCTCGCTGAGCTGGCCGCCTCGATCGCGTCGCGCGGCGTGCTGCAGCCGATCACGGTCACGCCGCCCGACGCGAAGGGCATGCACCGGATAAGTCTGGGCGAGCGCCGCTTCCGCGCATCGCAGCTGGCGGGCCTTGCCACGATCCCCGCGATCGTCGTGCCGGTCGGCGAGGGGGTGCAACTGCTGGCCGACCAGATCGTCGAGAACGACCAGCGCGCCAATCTGTCGTCGGTCGAGCTCGCCCATGCGATCGCCCGGATGCTCAAGGGCGGGATGAACCAGGTCGAGATCGCGGCGGCACTCGGCCGATCCAAGCAGTTCGTCTCGCTCTATGCCGCCTATGGCGACATGCCGGCCTATCTCAAAGAGGCCCTGCCGTTTGCGCCCATTCGCCTTCTCTATGATCTGCACCGGACGGCGAGGGACTACCCTGCCGAGGTCGAGGCCTATGTCGCCAGCTGGGGCGACGCCGGGGCAACGCTCGCCGCAGGATCGCGCTTCATCGCCGAACTCAAGCAGACGCACCCGGCGCCGGTCCCTCCGCGGGCGCCTGTGGCAAAGCCATTGGGGCCCACCGACCGCGATCCGGTTCGATCGGGCCTCACGGACAAACCCTCCGCGCCGATCCGATCTCCGAGACTACCGGTTCTGGTCGACGGATTCCCTGCGTGGCTCCCGCTGGCGCCTTTGGTCACGGTGATTTTCGAGGATGGCCGCGAGCGGGAGGTCGCTGCCTCGTCAATCGGTCCGACCGGCGAGAGAAGCGAGGCCTTGCCAACAACTGACCCGCCTCCTCCGCGTTCGTAG
- a CDS encoding nucleotidyl transferase AbiEii/AbiGii toxin family protein, with protein MLPAIHHNGKLREGMSRHYYDVLMLDQAGVTAEALARIELLEQVVHNKSLMFADKSASYDTAVLGTLRLSPDGAVLEKLDRDYSAMADMFMAAPPKFDALMKGLAAIEAAINGR; from the coding sequence ATCCTTCCTGCGATCCATCACAACGGCAAGCTGCGCGAGGGCATGTCGCGCCATTATTATGACGTGCTGATGCTTGACCAGGCCGGCGTCACGGCCGAAGCGCTGGCGCGGATCGAGTTGCTCGAGCAGGTCGTCCACAACAAGAGCCTGATGTTCGCGGACAAGTCAGCATCCTACGACACGGCGGTGCTTGGAACACTGCGCCTTTCGCCTGACGGAGCCGTTCTGGAGAAGCTTGATCGGGACTATAGCGCGATGGCGGACATGTTCATGGCCGCGCCGCCGAAATTCGATGCGCTGATGAAAGGGCTGGCGGCGATAGAGGCGGCGATTAACGGGCGCTAA
- a CDS encoding ParA family protein has product MKTIVVSLLKGGVGKTFLATHLAWYLAEPPERRVAFVDLDPQGSSTRRLGGERQGGFSADLFDPAAALSADGQAGLTVLGADPRLQMVKAAQDVRDFIGRFPALRPHFDYCVIDTGPKWDELTLSAMAVADAVIAPVQVAEDSVECAKMLLTALRKAEAARAGRKIAFLGLLPSMVNPFDRREMENAVKLAHAVGEKLMFPAFIKARPTYKHAAENHRPVWQENGSGAKAAAEEIRAVLAEIERRMTSQEVVAA; this is encoded by the coding sequence ATGAAGACGATCGTGGTCAGCCTGCTCAAGGGCGGGGTCGGCAAGACCTTCCTCGCCACCCATCTCGCCTGGTATCTCGCCGAACCGCCTGAGCGCCGCGTCGCCTTCGTCGATCTCGACCCGCAGGGCAGCTCGACGCGGCGCCTGGGCGGCGAGCGGCAGGGCGGGTTTTCCGCCGACCTGTTCGATCCTGCCGCTGCGCTCAGCGCCGACGGGCAGGCCGGGCTGACCGTGCTCGGCGCCGATCCCCGCCTGCAGATGGTCAAGGCGGCGCAGGATGTGCGCGACTTCATCGGGCGCTTCCCGGCGCTCCGCCCGCATTTCGACTATTGCGTCATCGACACCGGTCCCAAGTGGGACGAGCTCACGTTGAGCGCGATGGCGGTCGCCGATGCCGTGATCGCCCCGGTGCAGGTTGCCGAGGATTCGGTCGAATGCGCCAAGATGCTGCTGACCGCGTTGCGCAAGGCCGAGGCCGCGCGCGCCGGCCGCAAGATCGCTTTCCTCGGGCTCCTCCCCTCGATGGTCAATCCGTTCGACCGGCGCGAGATGGAGAATGCGGTGAAGCTCGCGCATGCGGTCGGCGAGAAGCTCATGTTCCCGGCCTTCATCAAGGCGCGGCCGACCTACAAGCATGCCGCGGAAAATCATCGTCCGGTATGGCAGGAGAACGGCAGCGGCGCCAAGGCGGCGGCCGAGGAGATCCGCGCGGTGCTCGCCGAGATCGAGCGGCGCATGACAAGCCAGGAGGTCGTGGCCGCCTGA
- a CDS encoding relaxase/mobilization nuclease domain-containing protein, with amino-acid sequence MREEEGVLPLPSLMEAWRPPVGGKRTLRGAYVRIKPGGSGSGAARPMSMGQAEARAKLERIVRKAPEVMVKVSGKQYGAQHVAEHFGYVARHGKLAVRSSEGEIITEPDRLKAIAQDWAMLDEAMNEHGRERPTSMSLVLSMPGGSTDAETLHDAAQAFARILFEGNHAYMLALHTDTDHPHVHLTVATEGADGTRFNPRKADLHHMRETFAHELRARGVAAEATPRRARGHVQKRVRSPALHLDARLGTERRRLNLEQLNELRAQSFARAADQERRPEDVMALSRQKQIRGAYAEAAVALAATGKEEDRALAQEVAGFLGAMPPAVSRRLARAREILQSERPPQDRTHPPQDGAAGTDERPPQGRDRER; translated from the coding sequence ATGCGTGAGGAGGAGGGGGTTCTGCCGCTTCCCAGCCTGATGGAAGCCTGGCGGCCGCCGGTCGGCGGCAAGCGGACCCTGCGCGGCGCGTATGTTCGGATCAAACCGGGCGGAAGCGGGAGCGGGGCCGCCCGGCCGATGTCGATGGGCCAGGCCGAGGCGCGCGCCAAGCTCGAGCGGATCGTGCGCAAGGCGCCCGAGGTGATGGTGAAGGTCTCCGGCAAGCAATATGGCGCTCAACATGTCGCCGAGCATTTCGGCTATGTGGCGCGCCACGGGAAGCTCGCCGTCCGATCGAGCGAGGGCGAGATTATCACCGAGCCGGATCGGCTCAAGGCGATCGCTCAGGACTGGGCGATGCTCGACGAGGCCATGAACGAACATGGCCGGGAGCGGCCGACGTCCATGTCGCTGGTGCTCTCGATGCCCGGGGGATCGACCGACGCCGAGACGCTCCATGATGCGGCGCAGGCGTTCGCGCGGATCCTGTTCGAGGGGAACCATGCCTATATGCTGGCGCTCCATACCGACACCGATCATCCCCACGTCCATCTGACGGTGGCGACGGAAGGGGCGGACGGAACACGCTTCAATCCGCGCAAGGCAGACCTCCATCATATGCGTGAGACCTTTGCGCACGAACTGCGCGCGCGCGGTGTCGCGGCGGAAGCGACGCCCCGGCGCGCACGTGGTCATGTCCAGAAGCGGGTCCGCTCGCCCGCGCTCCATCTCGATGCCCGGCTCGGAACCGAGCGGCGCAGGCTCAATCTCGAGCAGCTGAACGAGCTGCGGGCGCAAAGCTTCGCGCGCGCGGCCGACCAGGAGCGCCGACCGGAAGATGTGATGGCGCTTTCCCGCCAGAAGCAGATCCGCGGCGCCTATGCCGAGGCCGCCGTCGCGCTCGCTGCTACGGGGAAAGAGGAAGACCGGGCCTTGGCGCAAGAGGTTGCCGGATTCCTGGGGGCCATGCCGCCGGCAGTATCGCGGCGGCTCGCGCGTGCTCGGGAGATCCTGCAATCGGAGCGGCCGCCGCAGGATCGGACACACCCGCCGCAGGATGGTGCTGCGGGGACGGACGAGCGGCCGCCGCAAGGCCGGGACCGCGAGCGATGA
- a CDS encoding plasmid mobilization protein, with translation MPVFTFRLDDDVAQRFAALAAVSGGRSALLRRLIGDALAMEAGEEHQAPRARQRATCRVEVRLIPEEIAALDRAADALGMKRTDWITTLLARHLRANAPLPREERAAVAQAWRELNRIGINLNQATRALNASVMVESGLDVAREAARVASFRSEIVEALAGLGAALKGDLRYWDTADA, from the coding sequence ATGCCCGTCTTCACCTTTCGGCTCGACGATGATGTCGCCCAGCGCTTCGCCGCGCTCGCGGCGGTATCGGGCGGCCGCTCGGCGCTGCTGCGCCGCTTGATCGGTGACGCCTTGGCCATGGAGGCGGGGGAGGAGCATCAGGCGCCGCGCGCCCGCCAGCGCGCAACCTGCCGGGTCGAGGTTCGGCTGATCCCGGAAGAAATCGCCGCGCTCGATCGCGCGGCGGATGCGCTGGGGATGAAGCGTACCGACTGGATCACCACGTTGCTGGCGCGGCACTTGCGCGCAAACGCACCCTTGCCGCGCGAAGAGCGAGCGGCGGTCGCGCAAGCGTGGCGCGAGCTTAATCGGATCGGGATCAACCTCAACCAGGCAACCCGCGCGCTCAACGCCTCGGTGATGGTCGAATCCGGCCTCGACGTCGCGCGGGAAGCGGCCAGGGTCGCAAGCTTCCGGTCCGAGATTGTCGAGGCGCTTGCCGGTCTCGGAGCCGCGCTCAAGGGCGACCTGCGCTACTGGGACACGGCCGATGCGTGA
- a CDS encoding DUF6088 family protein: protein MSAVADRIMKRVRGKGRGWVFTPKNFVDFGTRGSVDMALSRLASAGDIRRIGRGLYDYPRQHDKLGALSPDPANVAKALSTQSGDKLAPSGAAAANRLGLSTQVPARASYATTGRTRVRQAGGRSLTLKHSRAPVLDNAPDSVNAVVQALAHLGKDNIDSDKIRHFAARLDDRDMRMLAQARAEMPGWMGDVVLKIGAARNG from the coding sequence ATGTCTGCGGTAGCCGATCGGATCATGAAGCGTGTGCGCGGCAAGGGCCGCGGCTGGGTGTTCACGCCCAAGAACTTCGTCGACTTCGGCACGCGCGGGTCGGTCGACATGGCGCTGTCGCGTCTCGCGAGCGCCGGCGACATCCGCCGCATCGGCCGGGGCCTTTATGACTATCCGCGCCAGCATGACAAGCTCGGGGCGCTCAGTCCCGATCCCGCCAATGTCGCCAAGGCCCTCTCGACGCAGAGCGGGGACAAGCTCGCGCCGTCGGGCGCGGCGGCGGCGAACAGGCTCGGGCTATCGACCCAGGTTCCCGCCCGGGCCAGCTATGCCACCACCGGGCGGACCCGGGTCAGGCAAGCGGGCGGGCGCAGCCTGACGCTCAAGCACAGCCGTGCACCGGTGCTCGACAATGCGCCTGACTCGGTCAACGCGGTCGTGCAGGCGCTCGCGCATCTGGGGAAGGACAACATCGACAGCGACAAGATCCGGCACTTCGCCGCCCGTCTCGATGATCGCGACATGCGGATGCTCGCCCAGGCCCGGGCCGAGATGCCCGGGTGGATGGGCGACGTCGTCTTAAAGATCGGCGCCGCCCGCAATGGATGA